From Streptomyces sp. NBC_00775, one genomic window encodes:
- a CDS encoding S8 family peptidase has product MAQTRERRLRWAGGVTAVATAAVLSAITLPAHAAPEGQILGAGDPGSVSGSYIVTLKGGTQAPSSAGKSIAEKYGARISHTYGTALNGFAVKVNEKQARRLAADSRVASVVQDTRVTLDHFEKNPPSWGLDRIDQPDLPLDKGYTWPESAGAGVTTYVIDTGIRITHKDFGGRASYGWDFVGNDKTAKDGNGHGTHVAGTIVGTKYGVAKKAKVVAVRVLDNDGSGTTAQVIAGIDWVTRHAKKPAVANMSLGGYANTQLDTAVRNSIASGVTYAVAAGNDGLPAGLYSPARVTQALTVGASDKTDARASFSNTGSSLDLFAPGVAITSASYASDTGKATYSGTSMASPHVAGAAALYLADHPKATPAQVAKALVKQAVSGRISGAGLLSPNKLLHVENP; this is encoded by the coding sequence ATGGCACAGACGAGAGAGAGGCGTCTGCGCTGGGCGGGGGGCGTCACCGCGGTCGCGACGGCCGCGGTGCTTTCGGCCATCACCCTGCCCGCGCACGCCGCCCCGGAGGGGCAGATACTCGGGGCCGGCGATCCCGGTTCCGTCAGCGGGAGTTACATCGTGACGCTCAAAGGGGGGACCCAGGCTCCGTCGTCGGCGGGAAAGAGCATCGCCGAGAAGTACGGGGCGAGAATCAGCCATACCTACGGCACGGCCCTCAACGGCTTCGCCGTGAAGGTCAACGAGAAGCAGGCCCGGCGGCTCGCGGCGGACTCCCGCGTGGCCTCGGTCGTACAGGACACCCGGGTGACGCTCGACCACTTCGAGAAGAACCCGCCCTCGTGGGGCCTGGACCGGATCGACCAGCCTGACCTGCCGCTCGACAAGGGTTACACCTGGCCCGAATCGGCGGGCGCCGGCGTGACCACGTACGTCATCGACACCGGCATCCGGATCACGCACAAGGACTTCGGCGGCCGGGCGAGCTACGGCTGGGACTTCGTCGGCAACGACAAGACGGCCAAGGACGGCAACGGGCACGGCACGCACGTCGCCGGGACCATCGTCGGCACCAAGTACGGCGTGGCCAAGAAGGCCAAGGTCGTCGCCGTCCGCGTCCTCGACAACGACGGCTCCGGCACCACCGCGCAGGTCATCGCGGGCATCGACTGGGTGACCAGGCACGCGAAGAAACCGGCCGTGGCGAACATGAGCCTGGGCGGGTACGCGAACACACAACTGGACACCGCCGTACGCAACTCCATCGCCTCCGGCGTGACCTACGCGGTGGCCGCGGGCAACGACGGACTTCCCGCCGGTCTGTACTCCCCGGCCCGGGTCACGCAGGCCCTCACGGTCGGCGCGAGCGACAAGACGGACGCACGGGCGAGCTTCTCGAACACCGGTTCCTCGCTCGACCTGTTCGCGCCCGGCGTCGCGATCACCTCGGCGTCGTACGCGAGTGACACGGGGAAGGCGACCTATTCCGGTACGTCGATGGCGAGCCCGCACGTCGCGGGCGCGGCCGCGCTCTATCTGGCCGACCATCCCAAGGCGACACCGGCCCAGGTGGCCAAAGCGCTGGTGAAACAGGCGGTTTCGGGCAGGATCTCAGGCGCGGGGCTCCTTTCGCCGAACAAGCTCCTGCACGTCGAGAACCCCTAG